The genomic region CGAGAACGCGCGTTACCAGTCGCGGCTCGCCTCGAGCCTGAGGCGCCGCAAGGAAGTCATGCAGGGCACGTGGCTCGTCGACGTGCCTTTTCCGAACGAGCCGTCGCTCGAAACGATCTACGACAACCTGCTCATCGGGGACGTCGAGACCGTCGCGGAAAAGCTCGTCGCGGAAATCCGCGCGGCGCACCCGGTGCACGTGTGCTTTTCGTTCAAGGTCGGCGACACGCCGCACAAGGACGCGATGCGGTCGATGGAGCTGATGATGCAGGAAGTCAAACCGAGAGTAGAGAGAGCGCTGGCTTAAACGAGGAGACGGTCATGAGCTTCAGCATCAAACGCGTGGGGCATCTCGTGCTGCGGGCGAAAGACATGCAGCGCTCGCGGCGATTTTTCGAGCAGGTGCTGGGCTTGCCGGTCGTCGCGGTCAACGAGCGCGGCATGGTGTTCTTCAGCACCAACGTCAAAGACAACCACCACATGCTCGCGCTGATGCCGGCGCAGGAGGGCGCGGCGATGCCCACGCCCGACCAGGTCGGCATGCAGCACGTCTCGTTCGAGCTCGGCAGCTTCGCCGAGCTGCAGGACGCATGGCAGGCCCTCAAGAAACACGAGGTGACGATCGACCACACCGTCTATCACGGGATCACCAAGAGCATCTATTTCTTCGATCCCGACGGGAACCGGCTCGAGCTCTACTGCAACGTGCCGGAAGAGGAATATCGCAAATCGGCGCCGCAGCCGTACTCGAGATACGGTGCGATCGAGGACGAGCTCGAAGGCAGGGTCCCGCAGCGCGAGGGGACCGTCGCGCCCTAGGACGCACCTGCTTCCAGAAAAATCAACCGCCGTTACGGAGGTGCTGCCACCCGACTGACCCGAAGCACATGACCGGGGAGGACCCATGAGACCTCGCTACGTCATACTCGTCTCCGCACTGTTCTGTGCAACCGGCGCGCACGCGCAAGGCTGGTCGCCGCAACGCAACGTCGAGCTCGTCGTCGGGTTCGTCGCGGGCGGCGGCATGGACCGCACGGCCCGCAGCCTCGACCGCATCCTCGTTTCCCACAAGCTCGTGACATCGGGCGTCACCGTCATGAACAAACCGGGCGGAGGCAGCAACATCGCCTACACCTACACCAGCCAGCGCCCGGCAGACGGACACACCATCATGATCGGCGGCGGGACGCTGCTGACCAACCACATCATGGGGACGAGCAAGCTGCACTACTCGGACTTCACGGTGATCGCGCTGCTCTTCAACGACTACCCCGTATTCGCGGTGAACGCAGCCTCCCCGATGCGCAACGGCAAAGACGTGATCGAGCGGCTGAAGGCGGACCCGCGATCGGTGACGACCGGTTACGCCGCGGTCGGCGGCGGCAATCACCTCTCCGCGGTCCTGCTCCACAAGGCGATCGGCGGCAGGACCGCGGATCTCAAAGGCGTCTCGTACAAAGGCGCCGCCGAAGCCATCACCAGTCTCCTCGGCGGTCACATCGATCTCACCGCGACCTCGGCCGGCGGCGTGATGCCTCACGTGGCGGTGGGGAAGCTGCGGGTCGTCGCGGTGGCCGCGCCGCGGCGCCTCGGCGGCGCGCTCGCCGGCGTTCCGACGTGGAAGGAACAGGGCGCCGACGTGGTGTACGGCCTCTGGCGCCTCGCGCTGGGTCCGAAAGGCATGGCGGCCGCGCAAACCGCCTTCTGGGAAGACACGCTGCGCAAGGCGACGCAGACCCCCGAATGGAAGTCCGACATGGAGCAGAACTTCTGGTCGGACGAGTTCGTGGTCGGAGAGGAGTTCCGCAAGACCCTGGCGCAGGAATACGCCACGACCAGGGCCCTGTTCGTCGACCTCGGACTCGCCAGGCACTGACGCGAGAGACCGCCGATGTGATTCGTGCAAGCCCAACGCCGGAGGGTCACATGAACACTACGTTGCTTCGGACGCTCGTATTGCTCGCCGCATCGCTCGCAGGCAATACTGCGTGGAGCCAGGCTTATCCCACCAAATCGGTGAGGCTCATCATCGGCGGGCTGCCGGGCACGGCGCCCGACATCATCGCCCGCGTCATGCAGCCGCACGTTTCCGAATCGCTGGCGCAGCCGCTCGTCATCGACAACCGGGGCGGCGGAGCGGGCGTCCTCGCCGGGCAGATCACCGTCACCGCGCCTGCCGACGGCTACACCGCGCTCCTCACGGGCGGCGGCGGGATGAGCATCGTTCCGTTCCTCACGAAAAAGCGCCCTTACGATCCCGTCCGGGATTTCACGCCGATCACGCTCGTCACCATCGCGCCGATGGTGTTCGCGTGCCACCCGGCGCTGCCCGCCAAATCGGTCCAGGACCTGATCGCGCTCGCGAAGGCCAGACCCAAGGAGCTGCTGTTCGCCTCGCCGGGCGTCGGTTCCATCCATCACCTCGCGATCGAGATGTTCAATCGCGCCGCGGGCGTCGGCATGGTGCACGTGCCCTACCGCGGCGGGCCGCCGGCGGTGATGGACGCGATCGGCGGCCGGGTGCAACTGGTGGTGACGACGGTCATCCCGTCCCAGCCGCACGTGAAGGCCGGCAGGCTGCGGCCGCTCGGCGTCACCAGCCTGAAGCGCGTGAACGTATATCCCGAAGTTCCGACGGTGTCGGAATCGGGCCTGCAGGGATTCGAGGCGCTGCAGTGGTTCGCGATGTTCGCGCCGCGGGCTACGCCGGCGGCGATCAGGGAGAGGCTCTTCAGCGAAGTCCGCAAAGCGGTGGAGATCCCGAGCGTCGCATCGGCGCTCGCCGAGCAGGGGCAGGACCTCGCGGTCAACGGGCCGCAGGCGCTCGCGGAGTTTCAACGCACCGAGATCGCGAAGTGGCATAAGATCATCGTGCACCTGCGCGAGTCCGGCATCGTCCTGGAGTGACAGACAGCGAGAGGCCCTCATGGATTACCAGCTCACACCGCTCACCAACCACGGCATCGGCGCGGAGATCCGCGGACTGGACCTGCGAGAGCCCGTCGACGACGAGACGCGCAAGGCGCTCAACGCCGAGCTCGCGAAGCACCATGTGCTCTGTTTTCGCGACCAGAAGCTCAGCGCGGCGCAGTTCGCGCATGCGGGCGAGATCTTCGGCGAGCTCATGTCCCATCATCACAAGGACGTGCGCGCCGAAGGCCATGGGGAGGTGTACGAGGTGCGCAACGTGCAGGTCGCGCCGGGCAAGTACCGCATCAACGGCGGGAGCTTCCACACCGACCATTCGAACCACCCGATCCCGCCCAAGGCGACCGCGCTGCATCCGGTGTCGCTGCCGAGCTACGGCGGCGACACCCAGTTCGTGGACATGCACGCCGCTTACGACGATCTACCGGAAGCCACGAAGCATCGCATCGAGGGCCGCACGGCGCTCCACGTGTTCGAGAGCAAGTTCAGCACGCGCAAGCTCAAGCCCCTCGACGAGCAAGGGCGCGCCGCCTTACCGCCGCCCAGCCGACACCCGCTCGTGCGCGTGCATCCGGAGAACGGCCGCAAGGCGCTCTACATCAATCCGGTGCGCATCGAAGCGATCGACGGCATGACCGAGCCCGAAGTCGTCGCCCTCGTTCAGGAGCTGACGGCGCACGCGACGCAGAAGAAATACGAGTACCGCCACCAGTGGCGCTACGGCGACCTGGTGATCTGGGACAACCGCAGCGTCATGCACCAGGCGAACGGCGATTACGACATGAGCGAGGTGCGCCACCTCCATCGCATCATGGTCAAGGGCGAGGCGGTGATCGCTGCGTGAAGGTCATCGCGAGTCGCGCCCTCAGCTAATCGTCATTCCCGCGAAGGCGGGAATCCATTTGCGAGACTCAAAAGTCAAAATGGATTCCGGATCGCGCTGGCGCGCGTCCGGAATGACGTGTTTGGATTCCGGATCGCGCCGTCGCGCGTCCGGAATGACGATTTACGGGAACGTTCAGGAATTGATCTTGTAAAGCCTCGCCGCGTTGTCGACGAGCACCTGCCGGCGCTCGTTGTCGGGAACGTCTTCGAAGCAACGCGCGATCGCCCGGCGGCTTTCCGGCCACGTCGAGGTGCTCTGCGGGAAGTTCGTGCTCCACAGCATGTTGGCGACGCCGATGTGCTCGCGCGTCTTCGGTCCGGTCGAATCGAACCATCCCACGAACGCGCACTGCCTCTTGAAAAGCTCCGAGGGCGTGTGCTTGTAACCTTCGGTGTGCAGGCGCTGGCGCTCGAACTGGTGATCGGCGAGCTCGAGCTCGTAAGCGCCCCACGCCAGCGAGGTCTCGGCGAACACGACCTTCAGCTTCGGGAAGCGGTCGAGGATGCGCGAGAACAGGAAGTTCGCGACCACCAGCACCGTGCTGACCGGGCGCGTGATCGCCTGCATCGCGGAGGCGATCTGCGGCGAGAATCCGGCATACGGCGGAAACTCGATCTTGCGCGATGCGCCCGCGTGGAAGCACACCGGCACGTCGAGATCCTGGCACGCCGCCCACACCGGATCCCAGGCGGGCTCGTTGATGTGCGGCACCTCGCGCAGCATCATCGGCACCGAAGGCATGACGACGCCGCGGTGACCTTTCGCGACCGCGCGCCTGATCTCGGCGACCGTCGCATCGATCGGCGCCAGCGGCACGATGCATTGCGGAATGAATCGCGGGCTCGCGGACGCCCATTCGTCGATCAGGAAGTCGTTGTAGGCCTGGACGCACGCGAGCTCGAGCGCCGGGTCTTCGATGCGGCCGAACGTCTCACCCGCGCGGCCCGCGACGGCGGGATAGAGCACCGAGCAGTCGACGCCGTCGACGTCCATCGCCTTCAGGCGTTCGGCGGGGTTGAACGCGACGGGCGGAACGTCTTCCCAGCGCTGCGGCTCGCGCGCGCGGTCGGGCATCGCGGCGCCGGCGAGCGCCACGCCTTCGAGCTCGACCGGCTGGCCGTCGACCAGCCAGCGCTCGTTGCCGTCGCTCCCGCGCTCGAGGTGCGGAATGCGATCGCCCCATGTCGACTTGGACATGCGGCGGGTCCAGACCTCCGGATGCTCCTGAACGTGATCGTCGGCGCTGATGAATCCGTATTGGAGTCCCATGTCGGCTGTATCTCCTGTGGCGGCTCTGGGAAGCGGGTCATTGCGAGGAGCGACGAAGCAATCCCGAAGCGTTGGAAGCGTGCGCCACGAGATCGCTTCGGCGCATCGCGCCTCGCGATGACCGCGATGTTCTTACGCGAGACCGTAGAGGCGCATCGCGTTGCCGTAGCAGAGCTGGTCACGCTCCTGCTTCGGCACGCCCGCCAGGATTCGATCGACGAACTTGCGCGACTCGGGATAAGTCGACGTCGAATGCGGGAAGTCCGATTCCCACATGATGTTGTTCATGCCGATCTGGTGCCTCAACTCGATACCCGCGCGCTCGTACCAGAAGTCGACGTAGAGCTGGCGCTTGAAGAGCTCGCTCGGGCGAGTCACGACGCCTTCGGTCCACAGGTGGCGGCGCTCCCACTCGTGGTCGCACATCTCGAGCATGTAGTTCACCCAGCCGATGCCGGTCTCGGCGCAGACGAAAGGCAGGCGCGGAAAGCGGTCGAGCACACCCGAGAAGATGAGGTTCGGGATGAATTGCGCCTGGGTCGAGAATCCGCCCGCCGGACCCATCGCCTGTCCCTGGTTCTGCGTGAAGCCTTTCCAGCGCGGGATCGAGATCTTGTTCAGCCCCGCGCTCGAATGCCAGTGGATCGGCACGCTTAAGTCCTGGCACGTCGCCCACAGCGGGTCCCACCACGTATCGTTGAAATGCTTGAGCCCCGGACGCGTCGTGCTCGGCTCCGCGAGCATCACGACGCCGCGGTAGCCTTTCCTGACCGCGCGCGTAACTTCCTTCGCCGCCACTTCGACGTCGGAGAGATACGGGATGATGCACAGGGGAATGTAGCGGTCGCTCGTTTCTCGCCATTCGGCGAGGCCGTCGTTGTAGGCCTGGACGCACGCGAGCTCGAACTCGGCGTCGCCCTGGAATATCGTGCCGCTCTGTATCGGGTCGTTCGGGAACAGCACTTCGCCGTCGACGCCATCGTCGTCCAGGGCCTTCTGGCGCTCGATCGGATCGTAGACCTTGGGCGGCACTTCCTCCCAGCGCTGCGGAAACGTCTGCCGCATGTCGTCGCCCATCACCGTCGGACAGTTCACCGTCCCGCGGTTGCCGACGAGCTTGCCGTTCACGAACCACCGCTCGACCGGCTTGTCGCGGGGAATGGCCATGTCCGCCTTGTCCGTCGTCTCGCGAAGCTGCGGTATGGCGTCTCCGAACTTGCGCGCAGACATGCGGCTCGTCCAGGTGTCCTTGTGCAACTGGGCGTGCGAATCGCAACTGATGAGTCCGTGCTGGATCTGCATGGTCCGGTTCTCCTTCCCTTCAGTCAGAGATGCGGCTTGCCCGGGGTTCCCGGCCTACTGGGGCTCGATGCCGACGTCCTTCACGAGCTTCGCCCATTTTGCGCGCTCGCTGCGGATGGGACTTCGCCACAGCAGCTGTCGATGGAGCTGCGCGACGCTCGTCGCCGGCACCGACGGATGCACGGCCAGCAGGTTGGGATTGCTGCCGACCAGGCCGACCGGTGCAAAATCCGTATCGGGATCGTAGCCGAGTTTCTTGTACAGCGCAGGGCTCACGGCGAGCGATGCGATGTTGCAGGAGCGGGCGGTTCGGAAAACCGGTTCTCGAGGGCTGGGCCGCCATTGCGCCGGCCGAAGCCGCAGACAACGCAGAGATGACAACGACGCCAATGCGTTTCATCGACGGCCCTCCTGCCTTTGGGGCGCTTACTGCGGGTCGATGCCGACGTCCTTCACCACCTTCGCCCACTTCGCGCGCTCCGAACGCACGAAGGCCGCGAACTTGTCGGCGATCAGCGGCGTGAGCTGCATGCCCTGATCGGCAAGCTGCTTCCTCACGTCGGGCTGCGCGAGCGCCGCCACGAGCGCGCTGCGGATCCGGGCGAGCACGGCTTCCGGCACGCCCGCCGGAGTGCACAGGCCCTGCCACGAGATCACCTCGAAACCGGTCATGCCCGATTCGGCGAGCGTCGGCACGTCAGGCAGGTCGGGGTGGCGCGTCGTCGAGGTCACGCCGAGCAAACGGACCTTGCCGGCGCGCAGCGCCCCCGTATACGTCGGCACCGTCGAAAACATCGCCTCGACCTGACCACCGAGCAGCGCCACCAGCGCCGGCCCCGCGCCCTTGTACGGAACGTGCACGAGCTCGATGCGGGCGTGCATCCGGAACAGCTCCATCGACAGCTGCGGCGAGGTCCCCACGCCGGCGGAGGCGTAGTTCATCTTGCCCGGACGGTTCCTGGCGAGCGCGATGAACTCGGGAATCGTCTTCGCCGCGACGGACGGGTGCACCGCGAGCGCGTTCGGTGTGCTGCCGATGAGACCCACCGGCGCGAAACCGGCGACGGGATCGTAGTTGAGCTTCTTGTAGAGCGCCGGACTGACCGCCAGCGATGCGATGTTGCAGGCGAAGATCGTGTAGCCGTCCGGCGTCGCGTTCGCCGCGATCTCCGCGCCGACGGTCCCCGCGGCGCCGGCACGGTTGTCGACGACGACCTGCCGGCCGAGCTCTTCGGCGAGCGGCACGGACACCACGCGCGCAACGAGGTCGGCCGAGCCGCCCGGAGGGAACGGCACGATGTAACGCAGCGGACGGCTGGGAAAATCGGATTTCGCGGGCTGCGCGAGCGCGCCGCCGCTCACGACGGCCAGCGCTGCCAGGACAACGAAGCGGATGAGTTTCATCCGTGGCCCTCCTCATCGACGAGGACCCTTCCTTGTCGCTCGGTGCCACGGGCCGACGCCATCGCCCGGAAACCGAGCTCGTGCGTAGCTTGTTGTAGCGGCCAGTCTACGCCCCGCGTCGCCGCAGTCCAGCGCATTCGGTATGATGGCCGGACCGCGCAGCACCCATCCGCCGAAAGGGAGCCGACATGCCCTACGATCTTCTGATCAAGAACGGGACGGTGATCGACGGTTCAGGCCTGCCCCGCTTCCGGGCCGACGTCGGCGTCAAGGACGGCAGGATCGCCGCGATCGGCCGCATCCGCGACGGCGCGGCCGACGTCATCGATGCCGAAGGCCACGTCGTCGCGCCCGGCATCATCGACGGCCACACCCACATGGACGCGCAGGTCTTCTGGGACCCGCTCGGCACCTCCTCCTGCTATCACGGCATCACCACGGTCGTCATGGGCAACTGCGGTTTCACGCTCGCGCCGTGCGCCGAGAAGGACAAGCACCTCGTGGTGCGC from Burkholderiales bacterium harbors:
- a CDS encoding VOC family protein translates to MSFSIKRVGHLVLRAKDMQRSRRFFEQVLGLPVVAVNERGMVFFSTNVKDNHHMLALMPAQEGAAMPTPDQVGMQHVSFELGSFAELQDAWQALKKHEVTIDHTVYHGITKSIYFFDPDGNRLELYCNVPEEEYRKSAPQPYSRYGAIEDELEGRVPQREGTVAP
- a CDS encoding tripartite tricarboxylate transporter substrate binding protein — translated: MRPRYVILVSALFCATGAHAQGWSPQRNVELVVGFVAGGGMDRTARSLDRILVSHKLVTSGVTVMNKPGGGSNIAYTYTSQRPADGHTIMIGGGTLLTNHIMGTSKLHYSDFTVIALLFNDYPVFAVNAASPMRNGKDVIERLKADPRSVTTGYAAVGGGNHLSAVLLHKAIGGRTADLKGVSYKGAAEAITSLLGGHIDLTATSAGGVMPHVAVGKLRVVAVAAPRRLGGALAGVPTWKEQGADVVYGLWRLALGPKGMAAAQTAFWEDTLRKATQTPEWKSDMEQNFWSDEFVVGEEFRKTLAQEYATTRALFVDLGLARH
- a CDS encoding tripartite tricarboxylate transporter substrate binding protein; translation: MNTTLLRTLVLLAASLAGNTAWSQAYPTKSVRLIIGGLPGTAPDIIARVMQPHVSESLAQPLVIDNRGGGAGVLAGQITVTAPADGYTALLTGGGGMSIVPFLTKKRPYDPVRDFTPITLVTIAPMVFACHPALPAKSVQDLIALAKARPKELLFASPGVGSIHHLAIEMFNRAAGVGMVHVPYRGGPPAVMDAIGGRVQLVVTTVIPSQPHVKAGRLRPLGVTSLKRVNVYPEVPTVSESGLQGFEALQWFAMFAPRATPAAIRERLFSEVRKAVEIPSVASALAEQGQDLAVNGPQALAEFQRTEIAKWHKIIVHLRESGIVLE
- a CDS encoding TauD/TfdA family dioxygenase, whose translation is MDYQLTPLTNHGIGAEIRGLDLREPVDDETRKALNAELAKHHVLCFRDQKLSAAQFAHAGEIFGELMSHHHKDVRAEGHGEVYEVRNVQVAPGKYRINGGSFHTDHSNHPIPPKATALHPVSLPSYGGDTQFVDMHAAYDDLPEATKHRIEGRTALHVFESKFSTRKLKPLDEQGRAALPPPSRHPLVRVHPENGRKALYINPVRIEAIDGMTEPEVVALVQELTAHATQKKYEYRHQWRYGDLVIWDNRSVMHQANGDYDMSEVRHLHRIMVKGEAVIAA
- a CDS encoding amidohydrolase family protein, yielding MGLQYGFISADDHVQEHPEVWTRRMSKSTWGDRIPHLERGSDGNERWLVDGQPVELEGVALAGAAMPDRAREPQRWEDVPPVAFNPAERLKAMDVDGVDCSVLYPAVAGRAGETFGRIEDPALELACVQAYNDFLIDEWASASPRFIPQCIVPLAPIDATVAEIRRAVAKGHRGVVMPSVPMMLREVPHINEPAWDPVWAACQDLDVPVCFHAGASRKIEFPPYAGFSPQIASAMQAITRPVSTVLVVANFLFSRILDRFPKLKVVFAETSLAWGAYELELADHQFERQRLHTEGYKHTPSELFKRQCAFVGWFDSTGPKTREHIGVANMLWSTNFPQSTSTWPESRRAIARCFEDVPDNERRQVLVDNAARLYKINS
- a CDS encoding amidohydrolase family protein, producing the protein MQIQHGLISCDSHAQLHKDTWTSRMSARKFGDAIPQLRETTDKADMAIPRDKPVERWFVNGKLVGNRGTVNCPTVMGDDMRQTFPQRWEEVPPKVYDPIERQKALDDDGVDGEVLFPNDPIQSGTIFQGDAEFELACVQAYNDGLAEWRETSDRYIPLCIIPYLSDVEVAAKEVTRAVRKGYRGVVMLAEPSTTRPGLKHFNDTWWDPLWATCQDLSVPIHWHSSAGLNKISIPRWKGFTQNQGQAMGPAGGFSTQAQFIPNLIFSGVLDRFPRLPFVCAETGIGWVNYMLEMCDHEWERRHLWTEGVVTRPSELFKRQLYVDFWYERAGIELRHQIGMNNIMWESDFPHSTSTYPESRKFVDRILAGVPKQERDQLCYGNAMRLYGLA
- a CDS encoding tripartite tricarboxylate transporter substrate binding protein, which produces MKLIRFVVLAALAVVSGGALAQPAKSDFPSRPLRYIVPFPPGGSADLVARVVSVPLAEELGRQVVVDNRAGAAGTVGAEIAANATPDGYTIFACNIASLAVSPALYKKLNYDPVAGFAPVGLIGSTPNALAVHPSVAAKTIPEFIALARNRPGKMNYASAGVGTSPQLSMELFRMHARIELVHVPYKGAGPALVALLGGQVEAMFSTVPTYTGALRAGKVRLLGVTSTTRHPDLPDVPTLAESGMTGFEVISWQGLCTPAGVPEAVLARIRSALVAALAQPDVRKQLADQGMQLTPLIADKFAAFVRSERAKWAKVVKDVGIDPQ